AGTGGCAGACTACAGCAATGACTGAACACTGCAATGAAGCCCCACAGAGCATGGCACGATGTGGCACTGCTACCCATACCTACCTGAGCCTTCATACTCGATTCTGCCGCAGCTTGGAGACAAGTTTCCAGTCCTTAGTTTGTGACCTCAATGAAAGCCCCAGAACCACCCCCACATGCAAATACACCTCTCTGCGGTGCTTTCGTTGGCTTCCCCCTGTCAGGTTCTGATTTCCTATAAAAGGGCCCAGTTTTAAATAAGTCAAACAATATTAGTGGAGGAAAAATGACATTATCTGTTTTCCTATTTTCTGTCATTGCGTGGGTACCCACTCATAAGCCAAGCAACCCTACCACCAGTTTCTGTTTTCAGTTATATTAACAGTTGCATGACGGAGGGAGCCACACACCTGCTCTAAACAAGCTGCTCAGGAATGCCACAGAGCGGAGTTCTGCCTAGCATATTTTGTGGCTGACTTGCCATGCTTCATAAATACAGGACAGTCATCAAAATGCATATGTTGGATAAGTGTTTTGCAGAAGGAATGtcctacaaatatcttactttaCACATCTCACTTGTTTTACGCTGCTAAATGATGAAACAGCTTGAGGGTTGACAGTCTGAATTTAGATGATCTGGATGTTGAGCTGTAAAGTGGAACAGTTGTGACTCTGAAACAGTCCTTCAACGACACTGTGCTGCAAAAtgctttccttttctttcttttatttagtagacgctcttacccagagcgacttacagtaagtacagggacatattctccccgaggcaagtagggtgaagcccaaggacacaatgtcatgtgcaccggccgggaattgaactggtaacctatagattactagcccgatgctctacccacGCAGCCACCTGACTGCCTTCGTAGTAACCATGATATAACACTCACACTAGTGGCTCTGGATACACTTTGGGAATTAAATATAGTCTGTGATGAAAACCTTTGAGGAAAAAATGAGCAAAAAGATTGTTGAGGATCAAGCATCTACACATCTAATCGTAATTTTCCAAAGTGGGTGTTTATGGTTTATAAAAAGGAAAGAATGTATTTTTCAACAAAATGTCACAGACTTTATGCCACTGCTTTTGTAGGTTATAGGCCACACGCACATTCCCCCAAAAAAGCAGTCTATCAATGAGAGCGTGCCTGTCCATGGCTGTGCCATAGCCCCAGGTACTGGGGAATCTAAAACAGCAGCCAAATGTCAAATGCTCCATTTCGATTTTGCAACACCAATTATAAAAGTTGATTCCAGACAGCCCTAACCTGTTATTGTGAGTGTAAATCAAGGCATCTAACTGTACTGTCATAGAGATGATAAACTGTATGTATACAGTGTCAGGACTGAGAGGGTAAGGGGTTATATAATGTTGTGAAGTATATCTAGGATAGTTAGTTAGTGGAAGCCACTCAGCAGAAAGTAATCCTGTGGCAGAATGTTTTGCACTGTTGGCTTCGTACTACCCTTTTGTGttcagtgtgtctgtatgtatgtgtgtgtcagtgtgttttgacagtgtgtgtgtgtgtgggcaaatCATGTATTCCCTCGCTGTACTGCCTGGGGACACACTGACCTCCACGTTACCTCTCCTCAGCGATGGTCCCTGTGATCGAAATCAGTTCACCAAGCAAAGCTCCAGCAATCAGGCACGGCTTCCGTCACATCTTTTATTAACAGCAACATTAAATATTCACCTCAGCTGCTCCCTgcatcccctccaccctgcccccaccctgcccccaccctgcccccaccctgcccccaccctgcccccactcTGCTCCCCAGTCAGCCCCTGAACCACATAAcagaaatgcaaacacacaagctaCTGTACATGGGAAACAAGTGTTGGACAATTGATGAATTGTGATGATACGTGTGGGTTTTATACTCGTACGATTTCGGTAGTCATAACAACGATAAAAAGGCGAGTGTTGGGCTGTCAAAACGTGGAACGATCCATCAGAAACACAGATTTTATTCTGTTCTAGTCAAAAAAAAATCCATTCACCTCACGCACACTTCTGATCAAACCACTACAGCTGTTCTGCAttgtgatgttgtttttccttcACTACTCCAGGAGGATGTTCCCCTTTCTGAGCTTCAACGTCAGTGCTCTAGATCCGTCAGCCCAGTACAATGTGTACGTGGATGTGGTCCTGGCAGACCAACACCACTGGAGGTACCAGGGAGGCAAATGGGTCCAGTGTGGTAAAGCGGAGGGGAACATGCCAGGTTAGTTAGCACATTTCTGTTTGTGACCTTTTATTTAAAACCCAGCACCATGGCTACAAGAAAAGCACAGAGGTTCATGTGTTAACAGTGTGTTCTAGACTGTTAACAGTCAGTCTTTCCATTGTCTTACAGTCCTATCTGGTTTAATCTGGAATTTTCTTGCTGTGCCTCAGAAACAATAGTTTATAATGTAGTGCTATAGCTTGTTAAGTAAATATAAAATCAATTACTGTAAGAGTCCACATGAGCGCCCTAGCGTGTCGTTAGAATGTAAAAAGACCAGCATGAACGTCTGTAGAACAGTAGGGggaaccacagaagaagaaacgTCTAACCCTGACCTCACCCTGATAGATAAATGTGCTTCAGCTACAGCAGCCTCCCACTGACATGAGGTCAAATCCAGCGAGTTAGTCCACTCCACTGACTCACTCCCCAGCAGGGTGTAACCCAACGCTATATCCTCTGGAGTGCTTTTTAGAAGACTGAGCCCACCATCAATTCCAGAACTCTCTAAAACCCTGTATTTATATCCCTGATTTTGAATTCAAAACCTCTCTGAGTTGTCCCCCTGTTGTTTTGTTCTACCTCGGCAACCTGGTTGGTTGGtttgtttttagttttgtttagtttttaagTATAGGGGTCATGGACTCTTAATTTTTGTAACAGTCTAATACTTTGTGGGATTGTTTTGTGGCTGGGTGGTAATCTCCATGCCATTGCTGTGGTGACTGTGGTGACATACATGTGGTATTTGTGATTATGTCAATCTATACTACAGTTTATAGGGTAAGTAGGTCACTGTGCAGATACAATGTCAAACCTGGAACCTTTTGTAACTACAGCTGGGGATGCCGTCTTCCAAATCTgtcacacaggaaacaggatGTACATGCACCCAGATTCCCCCAACACAGGGGCCCATTGGATGAGGCAGGAGGTGTCGTTTGGCAAGCTCAAGCTCACCAACAACAAAGGCAGCTCCAACAACGTGGCACAGGTACCTTTGTATAGACGTCATTTGGCTTTCCTTCAACTGATTGCCCTTCCAATGTGCCTCTTCATGACATCTCTCTCCACGTCTCCCCTCAGATGATAGTGCTACAGTCGCTCCATAAATACCAGCCCCGTCTGCACATagtggaggtgaaggaggatggCTCAGAGGACCCCTTCCTTACCGCCAAAGCCCAAACCTTTATCTTCCCTGAGACACAGTTCATCGCTGTCACAGCCTATCAGAACGCAGACGTGAGTCGCCTTGCCTGACCCCACCAGCTCATTGGCTGTGTTATTCACCTCAATACCACCTGTTTCCTACATTGACCACCTGTCTAATTGCTTCAAAAGTGTATTGGAGTTACTGTACACCAAGTCTGGCAATTGAATTCTGTTTTGCATGCGAGATATGTTTATCCCCTCACTTGAAATAGAAGTAAACCCATTCATGCCAAGGGCGAAGAGTTTCCCACGATAGAAAAAGAAATAGCATACACCCTCATTAATGATTGAAGGCAGTCAgtgatctctgtctctctctgcctctctttctctagagGTGTAGGAAGACTCACACGCGCACTCTTTAAcctacacctccacacacatacgcactcgctctctttctccccagcGATCTGTCTGTCCTATCCTTGCCCCCTCTCATCCTGTCTCCTGCTATTTCTTACACAGATCACTCAGCTGAAAATAGACcataacccctttgctaaagGTTTCCGGGACAATTATGACACGTAAGTAAACCAAAAACCTACTGAATAAATGAAGAGAGAGCAAAACCCTGATTTTCAGAGACGTAGCAGTCTTGAAGGAGGAACTTAGCAGAACCTGACTCAGGGACATAATGATTCCTTGAACTCATATCTGAACCACTATCATCTCAATGCATTCTAATAAGAGAAGTTGTTTTGGTAGTGTTGACAAATATAGAGTTTTAAAAAGCCTGCTAGATGTTTTGATAGATATTTTGTGGCTGAGGTTTCGGCAGGAAATAACACCTCTGCTTCTTCTTGTCACGTCCGTCTCTCGTTCATGTTGCCTGTAGGCTGTACGCACCTCCAGACTCGGAGCgcttcaccccctccccaggcGAAGGCCAGCAGTGTCTGCCGGGGACCTGCTACTCTCAGGGGTATCTCTCGGAGCAGTACGTGAGCTCCCTGCCCCAGAGCCGCCTGTACGGCCTGGACCACCACGTCAGCATGGGCCAGCAGGCCAAGGACGCTTCGTCCAGCCCTCACAGCCGCTGGTACCTCTCCCCCCAGCAGACCAGCGCCACCCCCAGCCGCCTAGACTTCAACTCCTACGAGGGCGATTTCTCCGGCAACGGCTTCTACAAGCCGTTCCCTCTGCAGACCTCTGCACACCATGCCCTCGGCTACTACCCTGACCACCCCTTCTCAAGCATGTCTGTCTCGGGGGCCACCACTGCAGGCTGGACCACTAGCCGACCCTCTCCCCAGTACCTGAACCACCCACATCCCAGTAAACCTGGTCCCAGTCTAGGCTGGTTCaggtctgtctcctcctcctctacctccccaGGGAACCCCAGGCTCCACCCCCCGTCTCTCCTGGAGCAGCTCCGCCCATCCCAGCTGCAGGACAAGCCCAAGGAGGTAGGGGTGGAGGACACATGGATGGAACCCCCCTCCGTCAAATCGGTAGACTCAGCCGACTCAGGCTTGTtcgagggaggggcagagagcaAGAAGAGACGGGTTTCACCCTACGCATCCAGCACAGAGAACTCCCCGCCTGCTCgcagtgtggaggtgtgtgagaaggacagcagcagtgatgcaggctACTACGGCTTCTACGCTCACTGAGATTCTCACCCGCCCCGCCCAGATCAAATATTCTTTCCTAGTGTCCTTTCCCACCCAAATTGTGCCGTGGTAGTTCTCACCTGCCAACGTGTCTCAGACTGTCCAATGAGGTCCCGAGTTTGTGCTGGACTGAAGCCCCATTGGCTACAGCAATCCAATCTCTAAGACGGAGAGCCAGAATAAGATTGAACTTTGACaccaattttctttttttttcttccaagctagAACAGGCCGGTTCTTCAGTTCTAAAGGAAGACTTGCCCACTTAAATGGTGTTGGTTGAGTCTGTAAGACAGTTTGAAGGTCACAAGTTTGTGCAGGCCAGATAGCCAAGGTGATCAGACTGTCAGGAGAGACTGCCCTGGAGACTTGGCCCTGTGACTTAAGTCCTTTTAACACTttggatttaaaaaaacaagTCTGCACACCTGCTTGCTGACAGACCCCTAAAGGGACTGTCCaatcccctcccccccgtcacacactcccacacacaccgccTCGAACATCCtgacgcacatacacacagacccactCACGCTGTTTCACCGGTGTATAGGGTTGTCGAGGATTCGAGATGTGATTACTGTAGCAGAGCTGACTAATTGCTGTCTAATCCGCCATGTTTAAACTGAACTAGAGCTCCCCCTGGTGAGGGATACAGAAAAACAAATGCAGTGCAGGGGCAAAGAGTGTCTGGTGCCAGAGATTAAGAAAGTTTAGCAGGACCATGGTCACGAGAGCCGGTGTTAATCCCTTCTCAAACACGGCTTCATGCCCACGTCTTCCTCTACCAAGTCATTGGCCAAAGcgagaggcaggcaggaaggatATTGTCACTCCCACGCCCGGTTCAAGAATATAGGTTAAGCAGCCAGAATGTCCCctacccccaacccctcccccagacGTGAGGTCCATCATGTGGCGACACAGGCACAGCTTCTTGTTGAGGTGACAGGTGAAGAACAAGCCAGTAGTCAGGGCTGGTCAGAGCCCCAACCCTCGCTGGGTGGTAATGACCTCCGACATCTCTGGGGGCTACCATCCCTCATTTAAAGGACTCTGCTGGTACTGGTGGTCACAAACGGTGGGTTTGTTGTGTCTCTCCGATGATGAGTGCAAGGCTACCTACTTGTCCATGTGACACACGTGCAGCCAAGGGAAGGCAGGATTAGACAGTAGTTACTAGACAGTCAACACTTTATTGGCTACATATCCAGTGTTCTTTAACAATGTGTGTATGAATTTAAGAGTACAGCCACAGGATGGTTCTGATGAGTCATTAAGGAAGTATGAGTCAGCTACGTGTTTCACGTCGAACACATCTACTCCCTCTGAAGAGTGACCAAAACACTTTGGACAAAAAATAACATGAGCAAGTCTGTGTCTGCAGCTAGAGCTGCTTGCTAAGATATCATATGTTTCCACGGACACACTCAGAGCAATCTTATAGCAATACAATCCTCAATATGGGTGACAGTGGTCAAATTACAACTATAATGTAAAATGACAATTGACAGTTTTATAATGTTTCTCACCACAATTAGATTATGACTGGAACAGGTAAGTCATTACTGGAGGGATAATTGTCCAAAAATTCTATTCTATCCTTTTACATTTTATATATCGGAAAATTGGTAGTTGCAGTTGACCTTTCAACTGAAAAATGCAGTTGTATAGAAAC
This DNA window, taken from Hypomesus transpacificus isolate Combined female chromosome 13, fHypTra1, whole genome shotgun sequence, encodes the following:
- the tbx21 gene encoding T-box transcription factor TBX21, whose amino-acid sequence is MGGIGGNLYLSMLNGTDTQTFGKDTDINNHLHRNKDLPEFKMGIQDTRFYYQDSVQNGQDTLALPYHSDQTVAGFGAQTGRFYSPTPLNSCPFSSVRSSSRSGTGQSYIQAGAENFSATSKEVYPASPESYAAPFQHGYPRAPLYPLPGLQVCGKTQALLNNYPLWAKFHKYQTEMIITKQGRRMFPFLSFNVSALDPSAQYNVYVDVVLADQHHWRYQGGKWVQCGKAEGNMPGNRMYMHPDSPNTGAHWMRQEVSFGKLKLTNNKGSSNNVAQMIVLQSLHKYQPRLHIVEVKEDGSEDPFLTAKAQTFIFPETQFIAVTAYQNADITQLKIDHNPFAKGFRDNYDTLYAPPDSERFTPSPGEGQQCLPGTCYSQGYLSEQYVSSLPQSRLYGLDHHVSMGQQAKDASSSPHSRWYLSPQQTSATPSRLDFNSYEGDFSGNGFYKPFPLQTSAHHALGYYPDHPFSSMSVSGATTAGWTTSRPSPQYLNHPHPSKPGPSLGWFRSVSSSSTSPGNPRLHPPSLLEQLRPSQLQDKPKEVGVEDTWMEPPSVKSVDSADSGLFEGGAESKKRRVSPYASSTENSPPARSVEVCEKDSSSDAGYYGFYAH